Genomic segment of Aquila chrysaetos chrysaetos chromosome 16, bAquChr1.4, whole genome shotgun sequence:
ACAGAAAGGCAAGAGCTATGGCCTCACGAACAAAGGATAATTTTTATGGCTATAATGGCATTCCTGTTGAAGAGAAGCCTAAAAAGAGGAGGACTTGTGAGAATGTCGCTCAGGCCCCAGAGGCTGAGCATGCAACAGAAGATGAAACTGAGCAACTTGAATACAGTCAGACTGAATCTGAGCATGAGCAAGAAGAATATGAAGAGAAGCCATCCAAAGTTGCAGTGAAACCAAAGGCGCCTCCCAAAAGTGCACCAGCACCTCTGAACTTTGCAGAGCTCTTaagacttgcagaaaaaaaacagtatgaACCCGtggaaataaaaccagtgaAAAAGGTAGAAGAGAGACCCAGAACAGCAGAAGAATTGAGAGAGAGGGAGTATTTGGGACGCAAAAACAAAAGAGTAGAAATGCATAAGAAAAGTGAGAAGGAGATTAAGAGTACAGGGATATCcagttcttcaaaaaaaatgaCGTCTCGGAAAGAATCTGTAAATGCAAAACTTAACAAAAGCTTAGTAGATAAACATTCCACACCAAAAGGCAGTCTGTCGTCTTCTATGAGTGGTATTGGTAAGAAATCCAAAGCACCAGCATTGACTGAAAAACACTCACGGTCATCATCTTCTTCCAGATTTgatcaaatggaaaaaaactcaCAAAATGGCTCCTTAAAAAGCTCTACTGGTAGTAGTCATAGTAAATTACCTGTCAATGGTATTGGGAAGTCTGGCTCAAGCTCTCATGTGCCACCCTCAAAACCAGCAGCTAATGGGGCTCAGAGGCTACCATCTGCTAAAGAATCCAGCCTGAAAAAGTCTGCCCTTACAAAATCAGGAAATGCTGCAGCCCTTCAGCATGGAATCAACTCCAATGCAAAACGATCGGGCAGCAGCTTAGGAAAAGGAGGACCTGGACATCCAGGTGGCGGTTcaagtgcaggacctgggcGATCAAGCAGCAATTCTGGTGTGGGACCTGGAAGGCCAGGAAGTGGTTCAAGCCCTGGACCTGGGCGACTGGGCAGTGGCTCAGCTGCAGGACCTGGAAGGCCAGGCAGCAGCTCAAGCCCAGGACCTGGGCGACTGGGTGGTGGCTCAAGCGTGGGACCTGGAAGGCCAGCTGGCAGCTCAAGCACAGGACCTGGGCGACCAGGCAGCAGCTCAAACATGGGACTCGGGCGACCAGGCAGCAGCTTAGGCACTGGACCGGGAAGGCCAGGCATCGGCACACATGCAGGACGTGGGCGaccaggcagcagcatgggTACAGGACCAGGAAGGCCAGGCATCAGCCCAAGCACTGGACCTGGACGACCAGGCAGCAGCTTGGGAGCAGGACCAGGAAGGCCAGGAGTCAGCCCGAACACAGGAGCCAAGCGACCAGGCAGCAGCTTGGGAACAGGACCAGGAAGGCCAGGAGTCAGCCCGAGCACAGGAGCCAAGCGACCAGGCAGCAGCTTGGGAACAGGACCAGGAAGGCCAGGCATCggcccaagtgcaggacctgggcGACCAGGCAGCGGCCTGGGTGCAACTGTAAAACCGAAGTGTACTGTTGTATCGGAAACTATTTCTTCTAAAAACCTAGTCACAAGACCTAGCAATGGACAGATAAATGGAATGAGGTCTTTTCAAGGGCATAGACCTGTGTTTCATCCACAAGGTATAAAGTTCtagagcaaataatttttttgcttagttatttgttttgtattttttatatatgtctGAGTTGAGGCCACTGAGGGTCTTTGACAATTATAGATGCAATTAGGAAGACTTGGACAAAATACcgtatttgcctttttaagagTGCATTTAACAGTagaagggggtttttttttctgctttgcaactttttatttattttacctacGCTCACATTCCTTGAAATACAGGATTCACACGCCTGGGGTGTGATGTattacatgaaagaaaactaaGCAGCCTGTGATGGATGTTGGTAGACAAATGCTGttagaaggaaaagaattgAAGGATTCACTTCCTGCATTGCTTAATTATGCTTAGTCTTTAAAATCTTGTGGTGGCTTAAATAACAGATGCTTAAAGTGCTACATGAAAATTAAAGCCACACAGCAAACCTGTGACtgatatttaaatgttttggtaAATTCATCTTATCAGTAAGCAAGCAgttctaaaaatgtatttctgaacaGGAACAAGCAGCATGGACTCTAGCAAATAAGTGCCTAGAAAACCTTGAACAAGAACATGGACTTCTGTCTGGTAGTTTCCTCAGGATGCCATTGGTGATACTGATACATAATCTTCTATAGTACTACTTAgaggaagtatttctttttactgagtTTCTGAGAATTGCTAGTTAACTTGAGGCAGAAGTTTTCCACCTTGAAGGCCAgagctgtaaaataaatgtgcCCAAGATATAGCAAGGAGAAGTACTGTTAAATTAAAGTACTGTTAAATTAATGT
This window contains:
- the SPTY2D1 gene encoding protein SPT2 homolog isoform X2 → MDFRNILVMASEQQGLNSVPKRYSLAVGPPKKVPKVKGVESAAVQAFLRRQEEEKRKKALEERRKKEELLARRIELKHDRKARAMASRTKDNFYGYNGIPVEEKPKKRRTCENVAQAPEAEHATEDETEQLEYSQTESEHEQEEYEEKPSKVAVKPKAPPKSAPAPLNFAELLRLAEKKQYEPVEIKPVKKVEERPRTAEELREREYLGRKNKRVEMHKKSEKEIKSTGISSSSKKMTSRKESVNAKLNKSLVDKHSTPKGSLSSSMSGIGKKSKAPALTEKHSRSSSSSRFDQMEKNSQNGSLKSSTGSSHSKLPVNGIGKSGSSSHVPPSKPAANGAQRLPSAKESSLKKSALTKSGNAAALQHGINSNAKRSGSSLGKGGPGHPGGGSSAGPGRSSSNSGVGPGRPGSGSSPGPGRLGSGSAAGPGRPGSSSSPGPGRLGGGSSVGPGRPAGSSSTGPGRPGSSSNMGLGRPGSSLGTGPGRPGIGTHAGRGRPGSSMGTGPGRPGISPSTGPGRPGSSLGTGPGRPGVSPSTGAKRPGSSLGTGPGRPGIGPSAGPGRPGSGLGATVKPKCTVVSETISSKNLVTRPSNGQINGMRSFQGHRPVFHPQGLGRPPISYKRQIDDDDDDDEYDSEMDDFIEDEGEPQEEISKHIREIFGYDRKRYKDESDYALRYMESSWREQQKEEARSLRLGVQEDLEELRREEEELKRKRQSKKLRTR
- the SPTY2D1 gene encoding protein SPT2 homolog isoform X1, whose protein sequence is MDFRNILVMASEQQGLNSVPKRYSLAVGPPKKVPKVKGVESAAVQAFLRRQEEEKRKKALEERRKKEELLARRIELKHDRKARAMASRTKDNFYGYNGIPVEEKPKKRRTCENVAQAPEAEHATEDETEQLEYSQTESEHEQEEYEEKPSKVAVKPKAPPKSAPAPLNFAELLRLAEKKQYEPVEIKPVKKVEERPRTAEELREREYLGRKNKRVEMHKKSEKEIKSTGISSSSKKMTSRKESVNAKLNKSLVDKHSTPKGSLSSSMSGIGKKSKAPALTEKHSRSSSSSRFDQMEKNSQNGSLKSSTGSSHSKLPVNGIGKSGSSSHVPPSKPAANGAQRLPSAKESSLKKSALTKSGNAAALQHGINSNAKRSGSSLGKGGPGHPGGGSSAGPGRSSSNSGVGPGRPGSGSSPGPGRLGSGSAAGPGRPGSSSSPGPGRLGGGSSVGPGRPAGSSSTGPGRPGSSSNMGLGRPGSSLGTGPGRPGIGTHAGRGRPGSSMGTGPGRPGISPSTGPGRPGSSLGAGPGRPGVSPNTGAKRPGSSLGTGPGRPGVSPSTGAKRPGSSLGTGPGRPGIGPSAGPGRPGSGLGATVKPKCTVVSETISSKNLVTRPSNGQINGMRSFQGHRPVFHPQGLGRPPISYKRQIDDDDDDDEYDSEMDDFIEDEGEPQEEISKHIREIFGYDRKRYKDESDYALRYMESSWREQQKEEARSLRLGVQEDLEELRREEEELKRKRQSKKLRTR